In one Lolium rigidum isolate FL_2022 chromosome 3, APGP_CSIRO_Lrig_0.1, whole genome shotgun sequence genomic region, the following are encoded:
- the LOC124704731 gene encoding uncharacterized protein DDB_G0271670, which yields SSSSSSSSSSSSSSSSSSSSSSSSSSSSSSSSSSSSSSSSSSSSSSSSSSSSSSSSSSSSSSSSSSSSSSSSSSSSSSSSSSSSSSSSSSSSSSSSSSSSSSSSSSSSSSSSSSSSSSSSSSSSSSSSSSSSSSSSSSSSSSSSSSSSSSSSSSSSSSSSSSSSSSSSSSSSSSSSSSSSSSSSSSSSSSSSSSSSSSSSSSSSSSSSSSSSSSSSSSSSSSSSSSSSSSSSSSSSSSSSSSSSSSSSSSSSSSSSSSSSSSSSSSSSSSSSSSSSSSSSSSSSSSSSSSSSSSSSSSSSSSSSSSSSSSSSSSSSSSSSSSSSSSSSSSSSSSSSSS from the coding sequence tcttcctcttcttcttcttcctcttcttcttcttcctcttcttcttcttcctcttcttcttcttcctcttcttcttcttcctcttcttcttcttcctcttcttcttcttcctcttcttcttcctcttcttcttcttcctcttcttcttcttcctcttcttcttcttcctcttcttcttcttcctcttcttcttcttcctcttcttcttcttcctcttcttcttcttcctcttcttcttcttcctcttcttcttcttcctcttcttcttcttcctcttcttcttcttcctcttcttcttcttcctcttcttcttcttcctcttcttcttcttcctcttcttcttcttcctcttcttcttcttcctcttcctcttcttcctcttcctcttcttcctcttcttcttcttcctcttcttcttcttcctcttcttcttcttcctcttcttcttcttcctcttcttcttcttcctcttcttcttcttcctcttcttcttcttcctcttcctcttcttcctcttcttcttcttcttcttcttcttcttcttcttcttcttcttcttcttcttcttcttcttcttcttcttcttcttcttcttcttcttcttcttcttcttcttcttcttcttcttcttcttcttcttcttcttcttcttcttcttcttcttcttcttcttcttcttcttcttcttcttcttcttcttcttcttcttcttcttcttcttcttcttcttcttcttcttcttcttcttcttcttcttcttcttcttcttcttcttcttcttcttcttcttcttcttcttcttcttcttcttcttcttcttcttcttcttcttcttcttcttcttcttcttcttcttcttcttcttcttcttcttcttcttcttcttcttcttcttcttcttcttcttcttcttcttcttcttcttcttcttcttcttcttcttcttcttcttcttcttcttcttcttcttcttcttcttcttcttcttcttcttcttcttcttcttcttcttct